A genomic region of Chlorobaculum parvum NCIB 8327 contains the following coding sequences:
- a CDS encoding 2TM domain-containing protein, which translates to MIHRTFRLIVINLRNSPEYLWFIWPSVGWGIGLFFHGMGVFVFTGKSAIRERMIEKEIESDLSKKQ; encoded by the coding sequence TTGATTCATCGAACGTTCCGGCTGATTGTTATCAATTTGAGGAATTCGCCTGAATATTTATGGTTCATCTGGCCGTCGGTGGGATGGGGGATTGGATTGTTCTTTCACGGCATGGGCGTGTTTGTGTTTACCGGAAAATCGGCGATCAGGGAGCGGATGATTGAAAAGGAGATAGAGAGTGACTTGTCCAAAAAGCAATGA
- a CDS encoding 2Fe-2S iron-sulfur cluster-binding protein, which translates to MNLIINDKTAQATVGETVGKAARLNHAHVGYVCGGHGLCQACYVTVQEGADCLGPLTDVEKAFLSPRQIAAGGRMACQATLAKEGTVKVLSRPEEVRRMVFSNPFQLIGYAADMGKDTAQQIVPGVQNFIGRIQRGEMGGKEALGDLMESVQGAAGLVVETVQQLPQNLPIPFKDQIMDVIGKLPQLPVSLSQIQLPISLPQLPFQLPFLPAKKESTEALEKVTITVQPKPKA; encoded by the coding sequence ATGAATCTCATCATTAACGACAAAACAGCTCAGGCGACCGTCGGCGAAACCGTCGGCAAGGCTGCCAGGCTGAATCATGCCCATGTGGGTTATGTTTGTGGCGGCCACGGCCTTTGCCAGGCTTGCTACGTTACCGTTCAGGAGGGCGCAGACTGCCTCGGCCCGCTGACCGATGTCGAAAAAGCGTTCCTTTCTCCGCGCCAGATCGCTGCCGGTGGTCGCATGGCCTGCCAGGCTACGCTTGCCAAAGAGGGTACGGTGAAGGTGCTGTCCCGTCCGGAAGAGGTGCGCCGCATGGTGTTCAGCAACCCGTTCCAGCTTATTGGATATGCCGCTGATATGGGCAAAGACACCGCGCAGCAGATCGTGCCGGGCGTCCAGAACTTCATTGGCCGCATACAGCGTGGTGAGATGGGCGGCAAGGAAGCGCTTGGCGATCTGATGGAGTCCGTGCAGGGCGCTGCAGGTCTGGTTGTCGAAACCGTTCAGCAGCTTCCGCAGAACCTTCCCATCCCGTTCAAGGATCAGATCATGGACGTGATCGGCAAACTGCCGCAGCTTCCGGTTTCGCTTTCGCAGATCCAGTTGCCGATTTCACTGCCGCAGCTTCCGTTCCAGCTTCCTTTCCTGCCAGCCAAGAAGGAATCGACTGAAGCGCTTGAAAAGGTGACGATCACTGTTCAGCCGAAGCCTAAAGCCTGA
- the ybeY gene encoding rRNA maturation RNase YbeY, producing the protein MPLQIFNTTKRTIDEALLAEAIQLVIGEEGGKVGSIEAIYCGNKMIRRINRDFLNHDYATDTITFGYNEGGEVEGEFYISLDVIESNARRFGVMFEDELLRVTIHSALHLMGYDDETPELRIAMSRREDLYLDRIRGASNH; encoded by the coding sequence ATGCCGCTGCAAATTTTCAACACCACGAAACGCACGATTGACGAAGCGCTCCTCGCCGAAGCCATCCAACTGGTGATCGGCGAAGAGGGTGGCAAGGTCGGTTCCATCGAAGCTATCTACTGCGGCAATAAAATGATCCGTCGCATCAACCGCGACTTTCTCAACCACGACTACGCCACCGACACCATCACCTTCGGCTACAACGAAGGCGGGGAGGTGGAAGGGGAGTTTTACATCTCCCTCGACGTCATTGAGTCCAACGCTCGCCGCTTTGGCGTCATGTTTGAGGATGAATTGCTTCGCGTCACCATCCACTCCGCTCTGCACCTCATGGGCTACGACGACGAAACCCCCGAGCTTCGAATCGCAATGAGTCGCCGGGAGGATTTGTATCTGGACCGAATTCGCGGAGCATCGAATCATTGA
- a CDS encoding CPXCG motif-containing cysteine-rich protein has protein sequence MEYEQSVTVQCPYCGQSFEVLVECSVEHQEYIEDCEICCRPVSLVIDVAEDGTVTAMTQGEDV, from the coding sequence ATGGAGTATGAACAGAGCGTTACCGTGCAGTGTCCCTACTGCGGCCAGAGTTTTGAGGTGCTTGTCGAATGTTCGGTCGAGCATCAGGAGTATATCGAGGATTGTGAAATCTGCTGCCGTCCGGTAAGCCTTGTGATCGATGTCGCCGAGGATGGCACCGTGACCGCAATGACCCAGGGAGAGGATGTCTGA
- the hflX gene encoding GTPase HflX translates to MNYYYEKIHLIPIPSAEPRERAVLVGITSSPDIPRHLVEEYLDELAFLADTAGADVVSTIIQEKKQLDTATCIGSGKAEELAALVETESIDIVIFDDDLTPVQVRNLERILKCKVIDRTGLILQIFALRAKSAQARTQVELAQLEYLLPRLSGAWTHLSKQKGGIGTKGPGETQIETDRRLVRNRIASLKKKLRAVSLQHDTQTRGRTTVPRVALVGYTNAGKSTLMNALCPEAEAYAENRLFATLDTKTRRLELRINKLVLLSDTVGFIRKLPHTLVESFKSTLDEVLQADFLLHVIDVSHPAFEEHMQVVRETLKEIGVKHDHIIEVFNKIDALEDPAVLTGLRGKYPDAVFISAARGLNLTVLKETIANYVARDYKQRKVRTHVSNYKLIGYLYDHAEVIDKKHVDEDVLLTIRVHRNNLKQIDAMLKASALKNHAAANFQHHETHD, encoded by the coding sequence GTGAATTACTATTACGAGAAGATCCATTTGATACCCATTCCATCCGCTGAACCGAGAGAGCGTGCTGTACTTGTCGGCATTACCTCCTCGCCCGATATTCCGAGACATCTTGTCGAAGAGTACCTCGACGAACTGGCTTTTCTTGCCGATACGGCGGGAGCCGACGTCGTCAGTACCATCATTCAGGAAAAGAAGCAGCTCGATACAGCCACCTGTATCGGCAGCGGCAAAGCTGAAGAACTGGCCGCGCTGGTCGAGACGGAGTCGATCGACATCGTCATTTTCGACGACGACCTCACGCCGGTGCAGGTGCGCAACCTCGAACGCATCCTCAAGTGCAAGGTGATCGACCGAACGGGTCTCATCCTGCAAATATTTGCCCTCCGAGCCAAATCCGCGCAGGCCCGCACGCAGGTGGAGCTGGCGCAGCTTGAATATCTCCTGCCACGGCTTTCCGGCGCGTGGACGCACCTCTCAAAGCAGAAGGGCGGCATCGGCACCAAAGGTCCTGGCGAAACGCAGATCGAGACCGACCGGCGACTGGTGCGCAATCGCATCGCTTCGCTCAAAAAGAAACTCCGCGCCGTCTCGCTTCAGCACGACACCCAGACCCGTGGTCGCACCACCGTGCCGCGCGTGGCGCTGGTAGGCTACACCAACGCGGGCAAATCGACGCTCATGAACGCGCTCTGCCCGGAAGCGGAGGCCTACGCCGAGAACCGCCTGTTCGCGACGCTCGACACCAAAACCCGGCGGCTCGAACTCAGGATCAACAAGCTCGTGCTGCTCTCCGACACGGTCGGCTTCATCCGCAAGCTGCCGCATACGCTGGTCGAGAGTTTCAAATCCACGCTTGACGAGGTGTTGCAGGCCGACTTTCTCCTGCACGTCATCGACGTGAGCCATCCGGCTTTCGAGGAGCACATGCAGGTGGTGCGCGAGACGCTCAAGGAGATCGGAGTCAAGCACGACCACATCATCGAGGTGTTCAACAAGATCGACGCGCTCGAAGACCCGGCGGTGCTGACCGGCCTGCGCGGCAAGTATCCCGACGCGGTGTTCATCTCCGCCGCGCGCGGACTGAACCTCACGGTGCTGAAGGAAACTATCGCCAACTACGTCGCCCGCGACTACAAGCAGCGCAAGGTGCGCACGCACGTCTCGAACTACAAGCTGATCGGCTACCTCTACGACCACGCCGAGGTGATCGACAAAAAGCACGTCGATGAGGATGTGCTGCTCACCATCCGCGTGCACCGCAACAACCTCAAACAGATCGACGCCATGCTCAAGGCGTCCGCATTGAAAAACCATGCCGCTGCAAATTTTCAACACCACGAAACGCACGATTGA
- the rpmG gene encoding 50S ribosomal protein L33, whose protein sequence is MAKGKENRIIVTLECTEAKKEGKPVSRYTTTKNKKNTTERLILKKYNPNLKRHTEHKEIK, encoded by the coding sequence ATGGCAAAAGGAAAAGAGAACAGGATCATTGTGACGCTTGAGTGCACCGAAGCTAAAAAGGAAGGCAAACCGGTCTCAAGATACACCACGACCAAGAACAAAAAGAACACCACGGAGCGACTCATACTCAAGAAGTACAATCCGAATCTCAAGAGGCACACCGAGCACAAAGAGATCAAGTAA
- the lysS gene encoding lysine--tRNA ligase, whose translation MSNAPEKKNQQNDPSPAVSLNDQMKRRFEERAHLAESGIEPYPYKFDVTATSKGIIERFDEENPEDVSVAGRIMAIRKMGKASFFHIQDSVGRIQIYLKRDEVGVDSYNTFKLLDIGDIVGVKGFSFRTKTGEISVHAKEFELLSKSLRPIPIAKEKEVDGEKVVYDAFADRELRYRQRYVDLIVNPEVRDTFIKRTKIVALMRNYFASNGWLEVETPILQPIYGGAAARPFTTHHNALDMQLYLRIANELYLKRLIVGGFDGVYEFAKDFRNEGIDRFHNPEFTQVELYVAYKDYVWMMELVEDLLHKACVEVNGKDSTMFLGNEINLKPPFRRLTIADSIKEYTGMEIRDKSEAQLRDIAKDLGLELDPKISSGKIIDEIFGEFVEPKLIQPTFITDYPEEMSPLAKKHRSEPGLVERFELIVGGKEVCNSFSELNDPVIQRERLEEQARLRQRGDDEAMIVDEDFLRALEYGMPPCAGLGIGIDRMVMLLTGEDSIRDVIFFPHMKPE comes from the coding sequence ATGTCCAACGCACCAGAAAAGAAAAACCAGCAGAACGATCCCTCACCCGCAGTTTCGCTCAACGACCAGATGAAGCGCCGCTTCGAAGAGCGCGCGCACCTCGCCGAATCGGGCATCGAACCCTATCCCTATAAATTCGACGTCACAGCCACCTCGAAAGGCATTATCGAGCGCTTCGACGAAGAGAATCCGGAGGATGTCTCGGTCGCCGGTCGCATCATGGCGATCCGCAAGATGGGCAAGGCGTCGTTCTTCCACATTCAGGACTCCGTTGGACGCATCCAGATCTACCTCAAGCGCGATGAGGTCGGCGTCGATTCGTACAACACCTTCAAACTGCTCGACATCGGCGACATCGTCGGCGTCAAGGGCTTCAGCTTCCGGACGAAGACCGGCGAAATTTCGGTGCACGCCAAAGAATTCGAGCTGCTCTCGAAATCGCTCCGCCCGATTCCCATTGCCAAGGAGAAAGAGGTTGACGGCGAAAAAGTGGTTTACGACGCCTTCGCCGACCGCGAGCTGCGCTACCGCCAGCGCTATGTCGATCTGATCGTCAACCCGGAAGTGCGCGACACCTTCATCAAGCGGACGAAGATCGTCGCCCTGATGCGCAACTACTTCGCCTCGAACGGCTGGCTTGAAGTGGAAACGCCGATCCTCCAACCGATCTACGGCGGCGCAGCGGCGCGTCCCTTCACGACGCACCACAACGCGCTCGACATGCAGCTCTACCTGCGCATCGCCAACGAGCTCTACCTCAAGCGCCTTATCGTTGGCGGCTTTGACGGCGTGTACGAGTTCGCCAAGGACTTCCGCAACGAGGGCATCGACCGCTTCCACAACCCCGAATTCACTCAGGTCGAGCTCTACGTCGCCTACAAGGATTACGTCTGGATGATGGAGCTGGTCGAAGATTTACTGCACAAAGCGTGCGTGGAAGTGAACGGCAAGGATTCGACCATGTTCCTCGGCAACGAAATCAACCTCAAGCCGCCGTTCCGCCGCCTCACCATCGCCGACTCGATCAAAGAGTACACCGGCATGGAGATTCGCGACAAATCGGAAGCGCAGCTCCGCGACATTGCGAAAGATTTGGGACTCGAACTCGACCCCAAGATCAGCAGCGGCAAGATCATCGATGAAATCTTCGGCGAGTTCGTCGAGCCGAAGCTCATCCAGCCGACCTTCATCACCGACTACCCGGAGGAGATGTCGCCACTCGCCAAAAAGCACCGCTCCGAACCCGGCCTCGTCGAGCGCTTCGAGCTGATCGTCGGCGGCAAGGAGGTGTGCAACAGCTTCTCCGAGCTGAACGACCCGGTCATCCAGCGCGAACGCCTCGAAGAGCAGGCCCGCCTCCGCCAGCGCGGCGACGACGAAGCGATGATCGTGGACGAGGACTTCCTCCGCGCGCTGGAATACGGAATGCCACCCTGCGCCGGCCTCGGTATCGGCATCGACCGCATGGTCATGCTCCTCACCGGCGAAGACTCCATCCGCGACGTCATCTTCTTCCCCCACATGAAGCCGGAGTGA
- a CDS encoding zinc ribbon domain-containing protein produces MDHTKINLIVRLQHIDNQIEEIMSLQKGLPEEISALEEDLAFTIRQIEARKKITEDHLKLRERLNGLINDCKEKIKSFKDKQTQARNNKEYDALSKQIEYEEKEIAQCEIQLQDISQAEHHATELQNKGRELIAENRYDEISEEMMPDDVLQQQMSDLSEQVKLKKEELESIEVETAEEVAQLRESLDKQRAVVTKEAKRLLDKYDHLKSGTLQNAVVKLDRQACSGCNTRVPTNRHTLIVQGGFYVCESCGRIVVHERLFDEAANEDSK; encoded by the coding sequence GTGGATCATACTAAAATCAATCTCATCGTTCGCCTTCAGCACATCGACAATCAGATCGAGGAGATCATGAGCCTGCAGAAAGGCCTTCCGGAAGAGATTTCTGCGCTCGAAGAGGATTTGGCCTTCACGATTCGCCAGATCGAGGCTCGCAAAAAAATCACCGAAGATCATCTGAAACTCCGTGAGCGGCTGAACGGGCTCATTAACGACTGCAAGGAAAAAATCAAATCGTTCAAGGATAAGCAGACTCAGGCGCGCAACAACAAGGAGTATGATGCGCTGTCAAAGCAGATCGAATACGAAGAAAAAGAGATCGCGCAGTGCGAAATCCAGCTTCAGGACATTTCGCAGGCCGAGCACCATGCAACAGAACTGCAGAACAAAGGTCGCGAACTGATTGCCGAGAACCGTTACGACGAGATTTCCGAAGAGATGATGCCTGACGATGTGCTTCAGCAGCAGATGTCGGATCTGAGCGAGCAGGTCAAACTCAAAAAAGAGGAGCTGGAGAGCATCGAGGTCGAAACAGCCGAAGAGGTTGCTCAACTCAGGGAAAGCCTTGATAAACAGCGAGCCGTCGTAACCAAGGAAGCCAAGCGCCTGCTCGATAAATACGACCACCTCAAAAGCGGTACGCTGCAAAACGCTGTGGTCAAGCTGGATCGCCAAGCCTGCTCTGGCTGCAACACCAGGGTTCCGACCAACCGCCACACCCTGATCGTGCAGGGCGGTTTTTACGTTTGCGAATCGTGTGGCCGCATCGTGGTTCACGAGCGCCTGTTCGACGAGGCTGCCAACGAAGACAGCAAGTAA
- the amrB gene encoding AmmeMemoRadiSam system protein B: protein MQQAEKMRYIARTVISMCLFFALILSNSVLLARSDPEFSTRALADTVGFAHKARQMDSVMVRIDRLYHDDLARTQQPVGTVWRAAICPHDDYTYASWLYPAVLRNIKAKTVIIFGVAHKAWRYNLENWLVFDSFSSWRGPYGPVTVSPLREEIIKQLPADMAIVHDPMQSEEYSVEAMIPFLQYQKRDVEVISILVPYMDFERMQTISKHLAKALFIVMSQKNLRWGEDVAILISSDAVHYGDEDWGGYNYAYYGTGSKANALAEAYDREIISTCFDSELTEKKVARFYAYTTKPDNFKEYKWSWCGNYAISVALLTSRDLQKLEKSAPLKGVPIAYATSISQPHLKVDDLGMGETAIAMQRHWVGYPAIGFK, encoded by the coding sequence ATGCAGCAAGCTGAAAAGATGAGATATATCGCGCGAACGGTTATTTCGATGTGCTTGTTTTTTGCGCTTATCCTGTCGAACAGTGTACTGCTTGCTCGATCCGATCCTGAATTTTCGACGCGCGCATTGGCTGATACGGTTGGATTTGCGCATAAGGCCAGGCAAATGGATTCAGTCATGGTGCGAATCGATAGACTGTATCATGACGATCTTGCTCGTACGCAGCAGCCAGTGGGAACCGTGTGGCGGGCGGCGATCTGTCCGCATGACGATTACACCTACGCGAGCTGGCTCTATCCGGCGGTGTTGAGAAATATCAAGGCAAAAACAGTCATCATTTTCGGCGTGGCTCACAAAGCGTGGCGCTACAATCTCGAAAACTGGCTCGTTTTCGACAGCTTCAGCTCATGGCGCGGTCCGTACGGACCGGTCACGGTGTCGCCGCTGCGGGAAGAAATCATCAAGCAGTTGCCTGCCGATATGGCCATCGTGCACGATCCGATGCAGAGCGAGGAATATTCCGTGGAGGCGATGATTCCGTTTCTGCAATACCAGAAAAGGGATGTTGAAGTCATCAGCATTCTGGTGCCGTACATGGATTTCGAGCGGATGCAAACCATCAGCAAGCATTTGGCCAAGGCACTGTTTATCGTGATGAGCCAGAAGAATTTGCGCTGGGGAGAGGATGTTGCCATCCTGATTTCGTCCGACGCCGTGCATTATGGCGATGAAGATTGGGGCGGATACAATTATGCCTATTACGGAACCGGCAGCAAAGCGAATGCGCTGGCAGAAGCTTATGATCGGGAAATAATCAGCACCTGTTTTGACTCGGAATTGACCGAAAAGAAAGTTGCCAGATTTTATGCCTACACGACCAAGCCGGATAATTTCAAGGAATACAAATGGAGCTGGTGCGGAAACTATGCTATTTCCGTTGCTCTGTTGACGTCCCGGGATTTGCAGAAGCTGGAAAAAAGCGCTCCGTTAAAAGGCGTGCCGATTGCTTATGCTACGAGCATCAGCCAGCCGCATTTGAAAGTCGATGATCTGGGAATGGGTGAGACGGCGATTGCTATGCAGAGGCATTGGGTGGGTTATCCGGCGATTGGGTTTAAATAA
- the lysA gene encoding diaminopimelate decarboxylase — MLDSHFFSYSDGTLSCESLKLDELARQYGTPLFVTSRQSLISQYRAFEEAFAALPHFTCYSVKANFNLEVIRTLAAEGCGCDVNSGGELYRALKAGVPAEKIIMAGVGKTEEEIEYGLNSGVMMIKAESTAELKAINRVAARLGKVAQVGVRVTPNVTAETHPYITTGDSKEKFGIDEAGLAEVFDLFKALTNLELHGLDMHIGSQIFDPEYYVAATQKLLEVLESARHLGFDIKWLDLGGGFPATYDPQKPATPITKFAEKLIPMLDDKGVTVIFEPGRFIAANSSVLVTKILYRKKNHAGKEFFIVDAGMTELIRPALYQSHHEVLTVKQHDKSVVADVVGPVCESSDFFVRHRTIGDAPEGELLAVLSSGAYGAVMGTNYNGRRRPAEVMVDGSEAKLIRRRETYEQLVQNEI, encoded by the coding sequence GTGCTCGACAGTCACTTTTTTTCATACTCCGACGGAACCCTTTCATGTGAATCTCTAAAGCTTGACGAACTTGCCCGGCAGTACGGCACGCCACTGTTCGTGACCAGCCGCCAGAGCCTGATCAGCCAGTACCGGGCCTTCGAGGAGGCATTTGCCGCTCTTCCGCATTTCACCTGTTATTCAGTCAAGGCTAACTTCAATCTTGAGGTTATCCGCACGCTTGCTGCCGAAGGTTGCGGATGCGACGTCAATTCCGGAGGTGAACTCTATCGTGCACTGAAAGCCGGCGTACCTGCCGAGAAAATCATCATGGCTGGAGTTGGTAAAACCGAGGAGGAGATCGAGTATGGCCTGAACTCGGGCGTGATGATGATCAAGGCCGAGTCGACTGCCGAGCTCAAGGCGATCAATCGTGTGGCTGCTCGCCTTGGCAAGGTCGCACAGGTCGGCGTCAGGGTTACTCCCAACGTGACCGCCGAGACCCATCCCTACATCACCACGGGCGACAGTAAGGAGAAGTTCGGCATCGACGAGGCCGGGCTGGCCGAGGTGTTCGACTTGTTTAAAGCATTAACGAACCTTGAGCTTCACGGTCTCGACATGCACATCGGCTCGCAGATTTTCGATCCGGAGTACTACGTGGCCGCCACGCAGAAGCTGCTCGAGGTGCTTGAATCGGCGCGTCATCTTGGCTTCGATATCAAATGGCTCGATCTCGGTGGAGGTTTCCCGGCAACCTACGATCCGCAGAAACCAGCTACGCCGATCACCAAGTTTGCCGAAAAGCTTATTCCGATGCTCGACGACAAAGGCGTGACGGTTATTTTCGAGCCGGGCCGGTTCATTGCCGCCAACTCGTCGGTGCTGGTCACCAAAATTCTCTATCGCAAGAAAAACCATGCGGGCAAAGAGTTCTTCATTGTCGATGCCGGTATGACCGAACTGATCCGCCCTGCGCTCTATCAGTCGCACCACGAAGTGCTCACGGTCAAGCAGCACGACAAGAGCGTTGTGGCTGACGTGGTAGGGCCGGTTTGCGAATCAAGCGACTTCTTCGTCCGCCACCGCACTATCGGCGATGCTCCTGAAGGTGAATTGCTCGCCGTACTCTCTTCCGGAGCTTATGGCGCAGTCATGGGCACCAACTACAATGGTCGCCGTCGTCCCGCAGAAGTAATGGTTGACGGCAGCGAAGCCAAGCTGATTCGCCGCCGTGAAACCTACGAGCAGCTCGTGCAGAACGAAATTTAA
- a CDS encoding superinfection immunity protein, with protein MEQEILRTWVWSTSSSIPFILLNVFGWAFYFVPSLIAWSRKHRSLPAIIALNTLLGWTGLGWIGAFVWSLSWPGGDHSHPSKTSEPQVNEPDRQSWS; from the coding sequence ATGGAACAAGAAATACTCCGCACCTGGGTCTGGTCAACCTCATCCTCCATTCCATTCATCCTGCTCAATGTTTTTGGCTGGGCTTTCTATTTCGTGCCCTCCCTCATCGCCTGGTCGCGCAAGCATCGCAGCCTTCCCGCCATTATCGCCCTGAACACCCTGCTTGGCTGGACTGGCCTCGGCTGGATCGGAGCCTTCGTCTGGTCACTCTCCTGGCCGGGCGGCGATCACTCTCACCCGTCAAAAACCTCGGAACCACAGGTGAACGAACCCGACCGACAGTCTTGGTCATGA
- a CDS encoding phytoene/squalene synthase family protein → MNYSYNGQTVLHDAGQPLSLPNAYDYCRQIAKHHAKTFYLATKFLPKRQQNPIFAMYALLRTVDDLVDLAEDKLSNGQLTREELNDSIEDWKTRLRACYDGKPSNDPILMAWQDTLRHYRIPIELPLDLIDGVAMDIDFQTFETFDELYVYCYKVASVVGLMTVEIFGYKDKAALQHAIDLGIAMQLTNILRDIGEDIDRNRIYLPLEDLRRFNYSREEFMSRTMNDKFVALMKFQIERARNYYASADRGIPMLERNSRLAVGISSRNYSDILKAIEENDYDVFTRRAYRSLYQKLSTLPSIWIKTMISA, encoded by the coding sequence ATGAACTACAGCTACAACGGACAGACAGTACTTCACGACGCAGGCCAACCACTGTCGCTCCCGAACGCCTACGACTACTGCCGCCAGATCGCCAAGCACCACGCCAAAACCTTCTACCTCGCCACGAAGTTTCTGCCCAAACGCCAGCAGAATCCGATCTTCGCCATGTACGCCCTGTTGCGCACGGTGGATGATCTGGTCGATCTGGCCGAGGACAAGCTGAGCAACGGCCAGTTGACGCGCGAGGAGCTCAACGATTCGATTGAGGATTGGAAGACGCGCCTCCGCGCCTGCTACGACGGCAAGCCGAGCAACGACCCGATTTTGATGGCGTGGCAGGACACGTTGCGCCACTACAGGATTCCCATCGAACTGCCGCTCGACCTGATCGACGGCGTGGCGATGGACATCGATTTCCAGACCTTCGAGACCTTCGACGAGCTGTACGTCTACTGCTACAAGGTCGCCTCGGTGGTCGGGCTGATGACGGTCGAAATCTTCGGCTATAAAGATAAAGCCGCCCTCCAGCACGCCATCGACCTCGGCATCGCCATGCAGCTCACCAACATCCTGCGCGACATCGGCGAAGACATTGACCGCAACCGTATCTATTTGCCGCTCGAAGATTTGCGTCGCTTCAACTACAGCCGCGAGGAGTTCATGAGCCGCACGATGAACGACAAGTTCGTCGCGCTGATGAAGTTCCAGATCGAGCGAGCGCGCAACTACTACGCCTCCGCCGACCGCGGCATTCCGATGCTCGAAAGGAACAGCCGCCTGGCCGTCGGTATCAGCAGCCGCAACTACAGCGACATCCTCAAGGCCATCGAAGAGAACGACTACGACGTCTTCACCCGACGCGCCTACCGCTCGCTGTACCAGAAACTGAGCACCCTGCCGTCGATCTGGATCAAAACCATGATCTCGGCCTGA
- a CDS encoding pyridoxal phosphate-dependent aminotransferase, with protein MSLNLADRCDLVMQSDIRTMSLECARIGGINLSQGICDTPVPPEVLRGAADAVMQGPNIYTHYAGLHELRQAIADKQRRFSGMELDPEREVVISAGATGAMYCAFQTLLNRGDEVLVFEPFYGYHVSTLRAVEAVPVFVPLDPPHWSFALEALEAAVTPNTKAILINTPANPSGKVFSREELSLLAEFAIRHDLFVLTDEMYEHFVFDGRAHVSMATLPGMRERTITVSGLSKTFSITGWRIGYAMCDARWAGAIGYFNDLCYVCAPSPLQAGVTLGLRSLDDSYYHGLSAEYEAKRNRFCAALSEAGLDPFIPEGAYYVLANTDGLPGETARERAMHILHHTGVASVPGSAFFHGTGGENLVRFCFAKEQSVLDEACEKLQKLRTL; from the coding sequence ATGAGCCTGAACCTTGCCGATCGCTGCGATCTGGTGATGCAGTCCGATATCCGTACCATGTCGCTCGAGTGCGCCCGGATCGGGGGCATCAACCTTTCGCAGGGAATCTGCGATACGCCGGTGCCGCCGGAAGTGCTGCGTGGAGCGGCCGATGCCGTCATGCAGGGGCCCAACATCTACACCCATTACGCTGGTTTGCACGAGCTTCGCCAGGCAATCGCTGATAAGCAACGGCGATTCAGCGGCATGGAACTCGACCCTGAGCGCGAAGTCGTGATTTCGGCTGGCGCGACCGGTGCGATGTACTGCGCGTTTCAGACCCTGCTCAATCGCGGTGACGAGGTGCTGGTGTTCGAGCCGTTTTATGGGTACCACGTTTCGACGCTTCGAGCGGTCGAGGCCGTGCCGGTGTTCGTGCCGCTCGATCCGCCTCACTGGTCGTTTGCGCTCGAAGCGCTCGAAGCAGCGGTGACACCGAACACCAAAGCTATTCTGATCAACACCCCCGCCAACCCCTCCGGCAAGGTCTTCTCGCGCGAGGAGCTTTCGCTTCTGGCGGAGTTTGCCATTCGTCACGATCTGTTTGTGCTGACCGACGAGATGTACGAACATTTCGTCTTTGACGGACGTGCGCATGTCTCGATGGCCACCTTGCCCGGCATGAGAGAACGGACGATTACCGTGTCAGGCCTCTCCAAAACCTTCAGCATCACGGGCTGGCGCATCGGCTACGCCATGTGCGATGCGCGCTGGGCCGGCGCGATTGGCTACTTCAACGATCTTTGCTACGTCTGCGCGCCGTCGCCGCTTCAGGCTGGCGTCACCCTCGGGCTTCGCAGCCTCGACGATAGCTATTACCACGGGCTTTCAGCCGAGTATGAAGCCAAGCGCAACCGCTTCTGCGCGGCGCTTTCCGAGGCCGGTCTCGATCCGTTCATCCCCGAAGGAGCTTACTACGTGCTTGCAAACACGGACGGCTTGCCGGGCGAAACGGCCCGGGAGCGGGCGATGCATATTCTCCATCATACCGGTGTCGCATCGGTACCCGGTTCGGCGTTTTTTCACGGCACAGGTGGTGAGAATCTTGTCCGCTTCTGCTTCGCCAAAGAGCAGTCGGTGCTGGACGAGGCTTGTGAAAAACTGCAAAAACTTCGAACGCTCTGA